The region CAAGGGACCGCGCAGCTACACCGGCGAGGACGTCGCCGAACTCCAGACGCACGGCAGCCCCGCCGTCCTGGCCCGCGTCCTCCAGGCCACGCTGGACTGCGGCGCGCGCCCCGCCCGACCCGGCGAGTTCACGCTGCGCGCGTACCTGAGCGGCCGCCTGGACCTCGCGCAGGCCGAGGCGGTCCTGAACCTCATCGAGGCGCAGACCGACACCGCCCGGCGGCAGGCGACCCTGGGCCTCAGCGGCGCGCTGGGCGACCGCGTGGACGGCGTCGCGCGCGGCGTGACCCGCACCCTGGCCGCCATCCAGGCCCTGCTCGACTACCCCGAGGAGGGCGTGCCCGACGAGGACCGCACCCTCCCCCTGGCGCAGGCCGAGTCGGACCTGCGTGACCTGCTGGCGTCCGCGCGGGCCGGGCAGTTCGCCACGCGAGGCGCGCGGCTGGCGCTGATCGGGCGGCCCAACGCGGGCAAGAGCAGCCTCCTGAACGCCCTGCTGGGCTATGAGCGCAGCATCGTCACGCCCATCGCCGGGACCACCCGCGACTACCTGGAGGCCGCCGTCGAACTCGCCGGGGTGCCCGTCACGCTGGTGGACACGGCGGGCATCCGCGAGACCGGGGACGCCATCGAGGCCGCCGGGGTCCGGCAGGCCCTGAGTCTCGCGGGCGCCGCCGATCTGGTCCTGGCGCTGGAGGACGGCAGCACCCCCCGCGAGGCCCTGCCCGCCGACCTGAGCGGCGCCCGCGTCATCCACGTCCGGACGAAAGCCGACCTGCCGGGCGCGTGGACCGACCCGACCGCGCTGGACGTCAGCGCCGTGACCGGGTCCGGCCTCCCCGCGCTGCGGGACGCGATCCAGGCGGCGCTGCTGGGCGACACCGCACGCGGCGAGGCGTGGCTGACCACCGAACGGCAAGCCGACGCCGCCCGACGCGCCCTGGCGCACATCCAGGCGGCGCAGACCCTCCCGGACGACCTGGCCGGGTACGAACTGGAAGAAGCCCTGCGCGCCCTGGCCGAACTGACCGGCCGGGACGTGCAGGAGGACGTCGTGGACGCCGTGTTCCGCAACTTCTGCGTCGGGAAGTAAATGAACGGGCTCACGGAGGTCCGCTTGACCGGATACTCCCGTCTTGATCCGTGTGGGATCAGGTGTGAGGGGCGGTCTGTCGCGCCAGCCACTCCGGGTCCGGTGCCACGAATTCCAGCAGTTCGACTGTGACGCCGTCGGGCGCCTGAAACTGCACTCGTTTCTGCCCCCACGGTTCGGTGGTGACCGGCAGGACGAAGCTCAGCCCGGCCCGTTCCAGACGACGGGCTTCGGCTTCTACCTCCGGGACGATCAGGGCCAGCATGATCCCGGAGGTCTGCTGTCGACTGAGGAGCGGTCCGGCCGCCGGGTGCCCCTGGCGTAGCAGGTCGAGGTGCAGGCCTGGCAGGTCCGGATGTTGCAGGCTGACGAACCAGTCCAGTTCGGCGGTGGGGGTGAACCCGAAGTGACGGCGGTAGAAGCGGGCGCTGCCGACCGGGTCGGCGCTGAGGACAGTGATGCTCAGGGCGGTCAGTGACATATACACCTCCTGTGAATAACAGTTATACCGGTACAAGTGTAGCATATGGATTATGCGACAGAATCCTGCCCGCCGCACGGCCCTGTTGGACGCCGCCATCACCCTCCTGGCCGAGCGGGGCTCAGCCGCGCTGAGCTACCGCAACCTGGACGAGGCGGCTGCCCTGCCCGTCGGCACCGCCGCGAACTACTTCCGTACGCGGGCGGACCTGCTTCTTGAGGTCACCCGCCACGTCCTGAACCGTCTGGGCCCGGACCCGCAGACCCTGGCGGCTGCGCTGGAGCACCCGCAGCCGACGCGGCACGCCGCCGTCCTCCAGCACCTGCTGGACCGCATGCAGCGGGAACGTGACGCGACCCTGGCGCTGCTGGAACTGCGGCTGCTGGCCCGGCGATACCCGGACCTCCAGGCCACCTTCCGCACCACCGTTCAGGAGAACCTGATCCTCAGCCGCCAGTTCAGTGAAGCGCACGGCTTCACGCAGGGCGACGAGGAGTTCCTGACCGGGTACCTGCTCCTCAGCGGCTTCGTGTTCGAGGACCTGACCCTGCCGGGCCTGCTCCCCCCGGAACTCGGGACGCGGCTGATCCAGACGCTGACGGCACCGTCCACGCCGCAGCCAGGCTGACTCGGCCGGGGCTGCATCAGGTCGCAGGTGAGCGGCCCATGCGCCGACCCCTGAGAGGAGGCTGTCTGCCAGCGTGCTACCGCAGCTTGCCCAGGCTCTTGCGGATCAGGCTGTCGGCACTCAGATCAGGATCACTGGCGAGAAGTTCGGCGACGACGCCGCGCACCTGCGCCTCGCGGAAGCCCAGGGCGAGCAGGGCGTCCACGGCGTCGCGTCCGGCGGTACTCGTGACCCGCGCGGCCTTCGCGCCGCCCCCCGTGGCGGGCGCGGCGAGGTGCTCGGGAATCTTGCCCTGGAGTTCCAGCACGAGCCGTTCGGCGGTCTTCTTCCCGACACCGCTGACGCTGGACAGCAGTTTCACGTCCCCGCCGAGCAGTCCGGCGGCCAGGGCGCTGACGGGCATGGCGGACAGCAGCGCCAGCGCCAGCTTGGGCCCCACGCCGCTGACGCTGGTCAGCAGGTCGAACACGCGGACGCTGTCGGCGTCGTGGAAGCCGAACAGCAGCTGGGCGTCCTCGCGGACGACGAAGCGGGTGTTCAGTTCGGCGGTCTCGCCGACGGTCAGCTTGCCCAGGGTGCTGACGGGGCACTGAACCTCATAACCGACGCCGCCCGCGACGACCACGGCGCTGTGCTCTCGGATTTCCCGGACGGTGCCGGACAGGTAGGCGATCATTGCCTCCATTCTACATTCCGCTGTGAACAGAATGCTGCGCCGGGGCAGGTTCACACCACCCGGCAGGCCCCGCAGGTGCCCGGTGTGCTGCACTGTGGGGCATGTTCACCCTGCGCCCCGCCCGCGAGACCGACCGCGCCGCGCTGTACCGCATCTGCCTGGAAACGGGCGCTAGTGGCCAGGACGCCACCCACCTGTACGCCGACCCTCTGATCCTGGGGCACGTGTACGCCGGGCCGTACCTGACGTACGCGCCGGAGTTCGCGTTCGTGCTCGAACAGGCCGGGGGAGAGGTCGCGGGGTATGTCCTGGGCGTCCCCGACACGGCGGCCTTCGAGGCGACTCTGGACCGCGAGTGGTGGCCGCCCCTGCGGGAACTGTACCCCGATCCAGCGGGCATTCCCCACGCCGAGCGCACGCCCGACCAGCGGATCGCGCACCTGATCCACCACCCGCCCCGCGCGCCGCAGGACCTGCTGAGCGTCTACCCGGCGCACCTCCACATCGACCTGCTGCCCGACGCGCAGGGAGGCGGGCGGGGGCGGGCGCTGATGACCACCCTGCTGGACGCGCTACGTGAGGCCGGGGTGGCGGGCGTCCACCTGGGCGTGGGGGAGGGCAACACCCGCGCGCAGGGCTTCTACCGCCACCTGGGCTTCCAGGAACTGGGCCGCGCGCCCGGCAGCGTGACCTTCGGCCTGCCCCTCACCTGAACCCGCCGCCAGGGGCAGCCAGTGAAAGGGACGCCCACACGGGACGTCCCTCCACTGAACCGCTGGATTACTTGCGGTAGACCTTCGTCACGCCGTTCACGGTGCGGATGGTGCCGCCCTCGAAGTCCGCCGCCCACGCGCCGCTGATGGTGTACTGGTCGCGGGTGGGGAACCCCAGGAACGAGCCGCTGCCGCCCAGACCCTGGTAGGTCTTCAGGACGTTCCCGCTGAGCCAGAAGGTGCCGTACTTCTCGGTGCCGTACAGCGCGCCGTTCTGGAAGAAACCGTACAGGCCGCTCGTGCCCAGGCTGTTCTGCGGGATGACCTTCTCGTCACCGGCGGCCCAGCCCAGGCGGCTGGGGGGACGCGTGCCCCTGTTCTCGGCCTTGGCGAGCGCCAGGTACCGTTCGAGCAGCATGCCGTGCACAGCGTACGAGCGGCTGCTGCCGTTCGCGTGCAGCAGGACGGCGTCACCGTACGCCCCGACGCCCCTGAACTTCTGCCACAGACCGTCACCCCAGCCGCTGGCGTAGGTGGTGGCCTGACCGAGGCTCTCGTCGCCCTTCAGGCGGGCGTAGGCGTCCACCATGGCCTGATCGCGCGTGCCGTTCTGCCGCTCGCCGGGTTGGATGGTGCCCGTGGGCTGGGCGGGCTGCGTCGGCTGAGCAGGAGTGGGCTGCGCAGGAGTGGGCTGGGCCGGAGCAGGTTGTGCAGGGGCGGGCTGCTGGCCCTGGCCGGGCGTGATGGTCACGGTGCCGGTCGTGCTGCCCGGCATGGCGGGCGCGGGGTTGGCGACCGGGGTGCCGCCCACCTTGAAGGTCACGACGTCGGTCGTCCAGCCGTCGGCGGGCAGCGGGTTCACGACGATGCTCAGGGCGCGGGCGAGGTTCTCCTGCCCCTTGACGCTCACCTGCGCGAAACCCTGGTCCTTCGCGAACTTCGCGATGTCCGTCAGGTCCAGTTCCCTGGTGCTGGCCAGCGCCAGCAGGCGGTCCTGACCGTTGGGGCCGCCGACGTTCAGGCCGTACCTGGCGTTCTGCTGCGGGAACACGCGGGTCACGCCGCCCTGCACGAAGTTGCTCTCCTCGAAGTTGTTCGGGAAGAACAGGTCCACCACGCCGTTCGCGTTGATGTTGAACAGGTACACGTACGCGTCCTGGTTGGTCTTCACGGCGATCTTGATCGGCTCGCCCTTGCGGTAGGTGGGGTTCGCCTTGCCGGTCGCGTCCTTGTTCACCCAGACTTCCACGTTCAGTTTCGTCTCGACGGGGTTCACGATGATGCTCTGCGCGGTGATCTTGGCGGGGCTGGCGCCCGCGGCGCCGAGCAGCAGGGTACTCAGGATCAGGGTTCGTTTCAGCATGGTGCCTCCTTGTGGTGAGGGGCACCGTACCCCGCCTCTCTGACCGGTTGCTGATAAAACCGCGTCCTGCAAGGCACGCTGAAGACCCGCTCAAGCCCACCTGACGCGCGGCGCCCGAACATGAGGGCCGGTTGCGGACAGCGTGAGCGTGCGGGGGGTGAACGGGCGGTGCGCATCGCCTAGCCTGCGGGCATGCGCGGCCCCCTCCTGCTTCTTCTGGCGCTGCTGCCCGTGCACGTGCAGGCCGCTTCGGACCCCTGGCCCGGCTCGCCCGTCCTGACGCGGCTGTTCGTGCTGCCGTCCGGCCGGGCCGACCGTGACCGGCTGATCCGCACGCTGGACCTGACGGTCGCGCAGGTGCGGGAACTGGAACGCCTCGCGGGCAGCGAACGCGCCTACGCGCAGGCCGCCCGGACACTCGACCGGGCGGGCGCGCAGGCCCTGAACGTGAAACTGGCCGCCATGAACGCCGAGAAGGACCGCAAGGTGCGCCGCCTGCTGGGCGCCGACTACACGCTGTTCCGCGCGTGGGTGCGCGCGTGGTGGCAGGCCCAGGTGCGCCGCGCCGCTGGGCGCTGACCGCACATGCGAATCAGCTGTTTCGCTGACCGCTCACAGCGGTTTCCAGTTCCATTGAAGGGCCAACACCACGCCCTTCAATTCCACTTCCAACCGCTGCCGTTGTCAGGTGCTCGCTCCGCTCGTTCAGGAGTATTGAAGGTGTCCTTCAATACTCCTGAATTCTGCTGTCAGAACACCACCGATCTGACAGATAGAGGCCCGGAACCGGTTGTTCTCTGACTCACAGCCGCTCGGACCCGGCGGGCTCTGCCGCCCATTCACGCCGAGTCCGTATCAGCCCACGCGGGTGGCGAGCCACAGCGCCAGCGGGGCGATGAGCAGCGCGGGCAGCAGGCTCCCGACCCGCACGCGGCGGTCCTCGAAGCCCAGTCCGGCCAGCATGAGGTTCCAGCTGATCCCGATGATGGTCAGGCCGCCCGCCCCCGTGATCAGCAGCACGTACGGGTTGGTCTTGAGAATCTGAGGGTCCGCGCCACCCAGCAGTCCGGCGGCGAAGGTGCCCGCCAGCAGGCTGATCCCGCCCTGCACGGCCAGCACCGTCAGCGCGCTGAACCCCACCCCGATCCCGTACGCGCCCGCCAGGGCCAGCGCCGCGATGCCGTCCAGCGTGGCCTTCAGGACGTACGTGGCGCTGTCGCCCGTCAGGCCGTTCTGCAGGCCGCCGATCACGGTCATCGGCCCGATGCAGAACAGCAGGCTGGCCGCCACGAACCCCTCCGTGAAGCGGCCCCCACCCCGGAAGCGGCGTTTCAGGGTCTCGCCCAGGCGTTCCAGTGCCTCCTCGATGCCCAGCGCCTCGCCGATCACGGCGCCCAGCGCCAGACTGACCAGCGCCAGGATCACGCCCGGCACCGCGCCGCCCTGCACGCGGTTCAGGCTGCCCGCCATGTCCAGCCCGATGAACAGCGTCACCAGACTGAGCGTCTGCAACAGCGTGCGCTGCGTGCGCTCGGGGAGGCGCCCGCCCACCGCGAGGCCCACGGCGGTACCCAGCAGGACCGTGACGACGTTGACCAGGGTGCCGGACAGCTGTGACAGGACGCTCATCGCCGCTGACTGTAGAGCACCGCGCGCGACCCACGTGCCGGGACTGTCCAGCCGGTCGCGCGCCCCACGGGCGGCCCGCGCGCCCGCCGCATGCCGGGCGCGGCGCGGTGAGTGCCGCCTCAACGCCCCCTTCAGGGGAGTTCAAGAAGCCCGCAAGATCTGTGACGCCCCGCTGACAGGCGGTGTGGTACGTTCTACGCAAGTTGAACCGTCCGCTGCACATCCTCCTGCCTCAGCCGCTTCTGCGCGGCGGGCCGGGCGGCGCGCCCGACCACCGTGCGGCGCGCTGCGTGCGTCCTGACATCGACACCGAATCTGTTACGGGGCTGCCTGCGGGCGGCCCCGCTGCGTTGAAGGAGGTCCGACCATGACCCTGAACGACCAGTACCAGAACATGCCCAAACTCCTGAAAGTCAGCGAGGTCGCCGACTTCACCGGCACGCACGAACGCACCGTGCGCCGCTGGATCCGCGACGGCCGCCTGAGCGCCGTCGAGCACCCCAGTGGCCTGCGCGTGCCCAGACGCTCCCTGTGGCGCTTCCTGGGCCTGGACCTCGCCCTGAGCGCGTAATCCGGCGGCGACTGGCACAATGGCGGGCGTGATCGCCCCGCTGCCAGACCACCGGCTTGACGCCCTGCGCGCCGCCCTGAGCCTGCCCACCCCCACCTTCCGCGCGGCGGACCTGCCCCTCCCGGCGGGCCTGACCGCCGCGCAGACCGAGGAGGCCGCCGCGCTGGCCCTGCACTGGGGCGCGCCCCGCGCGGCGCTCGCCTGGAGTCGCGAGCCGCTGCGTCGCGCCGCCGCGCACCTGCGCCTGGGCGACCCGACCGCCGCACGCGCCGAACTGTCAGCCGAGGCGGACGGCGCCCGCGTGGCGCTCCTGCGCGCCCGCGCCGCCGCGCTGGACAGTCACCCCGGCGCAGGACAGCAGGCCGAGGCCGCGAGAACCCTGGCCCGCCAGGAGGGCGACAGCGCCGCCCTGATCGCCGCCGTGACCCTCCTCGCCGAGGGGCAGCAGGCGGACCCGTACGCGGCCCTGCGGACCCTCGCCGAGGGCCTGAAGGTCGCCGAGATCGCCGGGCAGGGCGCGGACCCGCACCTGCTGGCCGTGCTGGCCCACACCCAGGCGCGCCTGAACGCCCGCAAGGGGCAGGCGACCGCCGCGAAAGCCCTGGAGCGCAGCGCGCCGCGCAGCCCCGCGCGGGTGCTGGCCCTGCTGGCCCTGGCCCGCCCCGACGATGCCCACGCCGAGGCTCAGGCGGGTGACCTGCACCCCGGCTGGTGGGCGTTCACCGCAGCCCCGACGCCGTCCACGTCTGCGGGAACGGCACGTACGGGGGCGGACGGATGAACGCGCGTGGGCCGGGATTGCTGCGCCGGTACACGCTCTCGTAGACCCACACGTTCCGCTCCTGCAGGGCGGCGTACAGGTCGGCGCCCAGCCGCAGTTCCTCGGGCGGGAGGGGCAGGTGCTCCCGGTAGGCGCGCAGGAACGCCCCGCCCAGGGTCGGGTCGAGCCGCAGGCTCAGGTGCAGGCATCGCACGACCTCCCACGCGCGGGGCGCGAGGCGCGGCTGTTCCCAGTCGATCACCGACGCGGGCACGTCGCCCTGGAAGAAGACGTTTCCGTCGTGGAAGTCACCGTGCACGAAGCGTAGGGGCAGCGCGGGCAGGTCGTCCGGCAGTGGACTGGCCCGCAGGTGCGCGAGGCGCTGCCGGGTGCGGTCCAGCGCCCAGCCGTCCGCAGCGTCCGGGTGGGGGAGAGCCAGGATCGCCGTCTCGATGACCTGCAGGCGCTCCAGCGTCGCCGCCACGCCTGCCGGAGGGGAGAGGGGTGGCACCTCGAACGGCACCGTGTCCGGCAGGCGCGCGTGCAGGTCCGCCAGCAGCGCCCCCAGGCCCGCCGCGTGCTCCGGGGTCAACGCGGGACGCGGCACCGGGGTGCCGGGCGCCATGTCGAACAGCGCCGCCCAGCGGTCGCCCAGTCGGGCCAGCGTGCTGCCCGCACGCGTGACGAGCACGTCCGGCGTGGGCACCCCGCAGGTGCGGGCCAGCCGCACGGCGTGGTGTTCGACCTCCGCCCGCTCGCGGCGGGGATCACGGTACACCCGCAGGTGGAACGCCCCCGACGCCGCCTGCACGCGCCAGGCGGCGTTGATGCTCCCGCCGCCCAGCGGGGTCAGCGCCCCCACCGGCCCGACCGGCCAGCGCGCCGCGACCTCCGCCGCGAGCGGGCCGGTGGGGGTCACCCGGCCTGCACGTCCAGTCGCGCCAGCCCCCGGATCACGAAGCCCCCGGTGTACTGCCCCGGCTCCTGCGGGTCCACGAGGCGCAGGTCCGGCAGGGCGCGGCACAGCGCCCGCAGGCTCAGCGCGAGTTCCAGCCGGGCCAGCGGCGCGCCCAGGCAGTAGTGGATGCCCAGCCCGAACGTCAGGTGCGGGTTCGGGTCGCGGTCCAGCCGCAGCTCGTCCGGCGCGTCGAAGCGACCCGGGTCGCGGTTCCCGCTGGCGTACAGCAGGCTCACGCGGTCGCCGGGCTTCAGGTCCGCGCCGTGCAGTGTCAGGGGTTCGAGCACGATCCGCTCGAACATCGGCAGGGGTGTGTCGAAGCGCAGCAGTTCCTCGACGGCCCGGCGGAACACGCCCAGGCTGTCCGGCGCATGCGCCTGCGCGACCAGCGCCTCCCAGTGCCGCCGGTCGCGTTGCAGGGCCAGCACACCCGCCGTCAGGCCGTTCACGCTGGCCTCGTGCCCGGCGTTCAGCAGCAGGATGCAGGTGTCGATCAGTTCCTGCTCGGTCAGGCGGTCCCCGCCTTCCTCGGCCTGCACGAGCGCCGTGATCAGGTCGTCCTGCGGCTGCGCGCGGCGCTGCGCGACCAGCTCCCGCAGCAGCGCGCTGAAGTCCAGCACCGCCTGCTCGGCCTCGTCCTGATCGGCGGGCGTGGGGGCCGGTTCGTACAGCTTCACGATCGACGCCGACCACGGGCGCAGCCGCGCGCGGTGCTCGTGCGGCACGCCCAGCAGCTCCGCGATGACCGTCACGGGCAGCGGCTCGGCGTACTCCTCGACCAGATCGAACGGCCCCTGGCGCCCCAGGTCGCGCAGCTGCGCCTCCAGGATCACCTCGATCCGCTCCGACAGGGCCTCCACGCGGCGGGGCGTGAACGCCAGCCCCACCAGCGACCGCAGACGCGTGTGCTTGGGCGGCTCGCTGTCCAGCAGGTGATTGCTGTTGAACGCATCGAAGTTCGCCTGCCGGGGGTCCGGCAGCGGCCACCCCAGCTCGTCGCGCGAGAAGCGGTGCAGGGCGCTGCGCCCGAACCGCCGGTCGCGCAGCACCGCGCTGATGTCCGCGTGCCGGGTCAGGACCACCCGGTTCATGCCCGGATCGAAGAACACCGGCGTCTCGGCGCGCAGCCGCGCCAGCAGCGGGTACGGGTCCCGCACGAACGCCGGGTCCGCCACCGGCAGCGCGAACGTCGGCAGGACAGAGGTCAGGGCGCTCACAGGAACTGCTGCGCCTCCAGCCGCACGGGTCGGTCCTCCGGGTCAGCCTTCGCCACCGGGGTGACCAGGGCGTGCCCGGTCAGCGGAGCGGCCACGTGCGCGGTCGGCTCGGCAGGCAGGGCCGCCTGTGCCGCCGGGGTCGTCGCCTGGGCGGCAGTGTCCGCGAGCGCCGGGATCACCCCGGCCGGAGCGGACCGCGGCTGATCCAGACGCGGCGCCCTCAGGACCGCGTCCTCAGGCGGCGCGTGGCGCGCCGAGAGTTCCGCGAACGACGCCACCAGCGCCCGGTACCCGCTCAGGAACTGCGCGTACTCCTGCCGCGCCGCCGTCAGCCGCGCGTTCAGGTCCGCGTGCCGCTCGCTGAAGGTCCGCTCCAGTTCCGCCAGCCGCTCGGCCTGCGCCCGCTCGCGCTCCAGGGTCAGGGTGTGATGGTCGCGTTCCAGATCCGCGAAACGGCCCCGGAACGCCGCCTCCATCGCCGACAGGCGCGCCTGATGCCCGGACTCCAGTTCCGCGCGGCGCGACTCGGACTCGCGCAGCAGCCCGTCGCGCTCGGTGGTGGCCTGCGCGACCATCAGTTCCGCCTCCCGCGCCGCGTTCTCCCGCAACTCGTGCGAGATGCGCTCCGCGGCGATCACCGCGCGGCGGATCTCGTCCTCGTTCTGCCGCTGGGCCTCCAGTTCCTTCTCCAGCAGCGTCACGCGTTCCAGCGTCAGCTGATGCTGCTGCAGCTGCGTTTCCAGATCGTCGGCCAGGTCGTTCAGGAAGGCGCGCACGCTGCTGCGCTCGTAGCCGCCCATGCGGTTCGGGAATTCCTGGTGGCGCACATCAAGAGGGGTGAATTTCACGTGAACAGACTCCTTCCCACCCTGACCAGGGTGGCTCCAGCCGCGACGGCGTGCGGGTAATCCCCGCTCATGCCCATGCTCAACTCTGACAGACCCAGATCATGCGCCCGCCGCGCCACGTCCGTAAACAGCGCCGCGAGCCGCGCGTCCCGCTCTGGGGGGAGCAGGTCGTCCAGGTCAGGTGCCATGACCATCAGCCCCCGCACGTCCAGGCCGGTCGCCCGGACCTCGCGCAGCGCGCCCGGCAACGCCTGCGCCTCAATCCCATGCTTCTGCGCCTCCCCGTTGTGGAGTTGCAGCAGCACGTCCGGCGCGCGCCCCCAGCCCTGCGCCGCCTGCGCGAGCGCCTCGGCCTGCCACGCCACCTCGACGGAATGCACCAGCGACACGTGCCGCAGGTACTTCACCTTGTTCCGCTGCAGCGCCCCGATGAAATGCCACTCCAGGTCCGGCCGCAGCGCCGACTTGTCCCGCAGTTCCTGCGCGCGGCCCTCACCCAGCGGGAACGCCCCGTGCGCCAGGACGCAGCGGTCGATGGCGTCCAGATCCTGGCCCTTGGTGACGGCCACCAGACGCGCGCTGCCCACCGGCCGCCCGGCGGCCGCCTCCGCGGCGCGGATGCCCGCCAGGACCTCCGGCAGACTCATGGGTGAACCCCGGCGCGGCCGCGCCTCACCCGCTTGCATGATGCTTTCACCCGCGCATTCTCACCCGCCGCCCCCCCCCGGCTCAAGCGGAAAGTGCACCCCGCGCCAGACGCCGCCACGGAACACTCATGAACGCCCCCGCCTGCCCACGCGCGGCGCGCAGCACGCGTCGGCCTCCCCGCAAGCCGTCCGCACCCAATCTTCACCCTTCTCAGGCTGAGCGCCGCAACTGTGAGCGGATGCGCGCACCCACCGTCTCCCGGCAGCACCAGCCGCCCGGAGACGAGGTCCACGGGTGTGCCACACTAGGAGAAGCATGCGACACCCCCTGACGCTCGCCGTGACCGTCCTTCTTGCCGCGCCCGCCGTCGCCCAGACCGCAGGCACCGTGCAGGACGTGACCGTGGTCGGCACCAGCGACCTGCTGGCCAACTTTATCCGCGCCACCCTCACCACCCAGACCGGCACCCCCCTGAGCGGCGTGAACCTCCGCCAGGTCGAGCAGGAAGTCGTGGCCAGCGGCTACTTCAAGAGCGCCGTCGCCGAACTGCGCAGCGTGGGCGGCAAGGACACCCTGGTCATCACCGTCGTCCCCAACCCCACCATTAAGGACGTCACCATCACCGGCCTGACCTTCCTGCCCGCCGAAGGCTTCAAGAAGAGCGTCGCCGACCTCCTGAACATCGCCCCCGGCGCCACGCTGAACAACCAGCGCATTGAGGAAGCCAAGACCGCCCTGGCGCAGAACTTCCAGCAGGAAGGCTACCCCTTCGCGCCCAGCATCAGCGCCGACGTGAAGACCGCCGCCGACGGCACCGTCACCATCAACTTCGTCGTGGACGAGACCGCCCCCGTCACCCGCGTGGAAGTCGACGGCGTCACCCTGCTGCCCGCCACGCAGGTCACCACCATCTTCAAACCGCTGTACGACGCCAGACGCTTCACGCCCGACGCGTACTACGGCGCCGTGCAGCAGCTCCAGCAGGCCTACGACGACGCCGGGTACCTCCAGGCCGGCGTGGACGTCGGCAGCAGCACCCTCGAAGGCGGCGTGCTGAAAGTCAAGGTCATCGAGGGCCGCGTGAGCACCGTGAACCTCGACGACCTCGGCAACCCCCAGGTGACCCTGCAGACCCAGCCCGGCCAGCCGGTCAACCTGACCAGGCTCCAGGCGGACGTCCGCACCCTCTCCAACCAGACCGGCAAACCCGTGGGCTTCGCCATCCAGCCCAATCCGCAGAACCCCGCGCAGGTCACCGTGCTGTTCGGCTCCGCCGGCGTCGAGACCGGCCCGGTCAAGGCGGTCGCCATCCAGGGCAACACCCTGATCCCCACCGCCACCCTGCAGGCCGCGCTGAAGACCAGGGTCGGCGACGTGTACTCCCCGCAGCTGGCCCAGCAGGACT is a window of Deinococcus grandis DNA encoding:
- a CDS encoding cytochrome P450, which produces MSALTSVLPTFALPVADPAFVRDPYPLLARLRAETPVFFDPGMNRVVLTRHADISAVLRDRRFGRSALHRFSRDELGWPLPDPRQANFDAFNSNHLLDSEPPKHTRLRSLVGLAFTPRRVEALSERIEVILEAQLRDLGRQGPFDLVEEYAEPLPVTVIAELLGVPHEHRARLRPWSASIVKLYEPAPTPADQDEAEQAVLDFSALLRELVAQRRAQPQDDLITALVQAEEGGDRLTEQELIDTCILLLNAGHEASVNGLTAGVLALQRDRRHWEALVAQAHAPDSLGVFRRAVEELLRFDTPLPMFERIVLEPLTLHGADLKPGDRVSLLYASGNRDPGRFDAPDELRLDRDPNPHLTFGLGIHYCLGAPLARLELALSLRALCRALPDLRLVDPQEPGQYTGGFVIRGLARLDVQAG
- a CDS encoding DivIVA domain-containing protein; this translates as MKFTPLDVRHQEFPNRMGGYERSSVRAFLNDLADDLETQLQQHQLTLERVTLLEKELEAQRQNEDEIRRAVIAAERISHELRENAAREAELMVAQATTERDGLLRESESRRAELESGHQARLSAMEAAFRGRFADLERDHHTLTLERERAQAERLAELERTFSERHADLNARLTAARQEYAQFLSGYRALVASFAELSARHAPPEDAVLRAPRLDQPRSAPAGVIPALADTAAQATTPAAQAALPAEPTAHVAAPLTGHALVTPVAKADPEDRPVRLEAQQFL
- a CDS encoding alanine racemase, with the protein product MSLPEVLAGIRAAEAAAGRPVGSARLVAVTKGQDLDAIDRCVLAHGAFPLGEGRAQELRDKSALRPDLEWHFIGALQRNKVKYLRHVSLVHSVEVAWQAEALAQAAQGWGRAPDVLLQLHNGEAQKHGIEAQALPGALREVRATGLDVRGLMVMAPDLDDLLPPERDARLAALFTDVARRAHDLGLSELSMGMSGDYPHAVAAGATLVRVGRSLFT